Proteins encoded by one window of Panicum virgatum strain AP13 chromosome 7N, P.virgatum_v5, whole genome shotgun sequence:
- the LOC120683662 gene encoding NAC domain-containing protein 104-like, whose protein sequence is MGGASDLPPGFHFFPSDEELIVHFLRRKASLLPCQPDIVPTILLNHYDPWELNDKALQAGNQWYFFSHATQSRVTPNGYWSSICADETVKSGGCNIGLKKTLVFSIGESSEGIETNWIMHEYHLLDGRKVCSSSTSTSSSRKLHREKGHSNTESDNWVICRVFDSTCGSQANFHEEGMELSCLDEVFLSLDDYDEVSLSNN, encoded by the exons ATGGGTGGAGCTTCTGACCTTCCTCCAGGGTTCCACTTCTTCCCATCGGATGAAGAGCTCATCGTCCACTTCCTCCGCCGCAAAGCCTCCCTGCTTCCATGCCAGCCAGACATCGTCCCAACAATACTTCTGAACCACTACGATCCATGGGAACTGAATG ACAAAGCACTTCAAGCAGGTAACCAGTGGTACTTCTTCAGTCATGCAACACAAAGTAGGGTCACACCAAATGGTTACTGGAGCTCTATTTGTGCCGATGAGACGGTAAAAAGTGGTGGCTGTAACATTGGCCTGAAGAAGACGCTTGTCTTTTCCATTGGAGAGTCCTCTGAGGGGATTGAAACCAACTGGATCATGCATGAGTACCACTTACTAGACGGGAGGAAGGTGTGTAGCAGTAGCACTTCAACTAGTTCAAGCAGGAAGTTGCACAGGGAGAAAGGTCACTCAAACACA GAGTCCGATAACTGGGTGATATGCCGAGTGTTTGATTCGACCTGCGGATCGCAAGCGAACTTCCATGAGGAGGGCATGGAGCTTTCATGTTTAGATGAGGTGTTCCTATCCCTCGACGACTATGATGAAGTCAGTTTGTCAAATAATTAG
- the LOC120684035 gene encoding ubiquitin-like-conjugating enzyme ATG10 isoform X1: MGGSPVWDGTLSLDNFNASAAALVKRWKEIEVDDSLPDWTWKPCSKMGAPSEVEGYLALEGVYRDCGGSQEQIDENDNSDGADVVACDTWVQSCSDNVHVYDFHVVYSYSYKVPVLYFQGHRSDCQLLTLDEIKHHLPSNSLKVLSESKWTFITREEHPHLSRPWFTLLPCATSDWMKLLLEESNEAIQEQSLRYLSAWLSVAGQAVGLKIPLELHCNS, encoded by the exons ATGGGAGGTTCCCCTGTTTGGGACGGGACTCTGTCCCTGGACAACTTCaacgcctccgcggcggcgctggtgaaGAGGTGGAAGGAGATCGAGGTCGACGACTCCCTTCCTGACTGGACATGGAAGCCCTGCAGCAAAATGGGCGCGCCGTCTGAG GTAGAGGGGTATCTGGCGCTGGAAGGAGTATACCGCGACTGTGGAGGGAGCCAG GAGCAGATTGACGAGAACGACAATTCTGATGGTGCAGACGTTGTTGCGTGTGATACTTGG GTCCAGAGCTGTAGTGATAATGTTCACGTTTATGATTTCCATGTTGTCTACAGCTACTCTTACAAGGTTCCAGTGCTGTACTTTCAGGGTCATCGTTCTG ATTGTCAGCTCCTAACACTGGATGAGATAAAACACCACCTTCCTTCTAACTCGCTCAAAGTATTAAGCGAATCTAAGTGGACATTTATTACTCGAGAG GAGCACCCCCACTTAAGCAGGCCATGGTTCACCTTGCTCCCCTGTGCAACTAGTGACTGGATGAAGCTACTTCTTGAAGAAAGTAATGAGGCGATTCAGGAGCAATCGCTGCGATATCTATCGGCATGGTTATCCGTGGCTGGCCAGGCAGTAGGTCTTAAAATCCCTCTTGAGCTTCATTGCAACTCATAG
- the LOC120684035 gene encoding ubiquitin-like-conjugating enzyme ATG10 isoform X3 gives MGGSPVWDGTLSLDNFNASAAALVKRWKEIEVDDSLPDWTWKPCSKMGAPSEVEGYLALEGVYRDCGGSQEQIDENDNSDGADVVACDTWGHRSDCQLLTLDEIKHHLPSNSLKVLSESKWTFITREEHPHLSRPWFTLLPCATSDWMKLLLEESNEAIQEQSLRYLSAWLSVAGQAVGLKIPLELHCNS, from the exons ATGGGAGGTTCCCCTGTTTGGGACGGGACTCTGTCCCTGGACAACTTCaacgcctccgcggcggcgctggtgaaGAGGTGGAAGGAGATCGAGGTCGACGACTCCCTTCCTGACTGGACATGGAAGCCCTGCAGCAAAATGGGCGCGCCGTCTGAG GTAGAGGGGTATCTGGCGCTGGAAGGAGTATACCGCGACTGTGGAGGGAGCCAG GAGCAGATTGACGAGAACGACAATTCTGATGGTGCAGACGTTGTTGCGTGTGATACTTGG GGTCATCGTTCTG ATTGTCAGCTCCTAACACTGGATGAGATAAAACACCACCTTCCTTCTAACTCGCTCAAAGTATTAAGCGAATCTAAGTGGACATTTATTACTCGAGAG GAGCACCCCCACTTAAGCAGGCCATGGTTCACCTTGCTCCCCTGTGCAACTAGTGACTGGATGAAGCTACTTCTTGAAGAAAGTAATGAGGCGATTCAGGAGCAATCGCTGCGATATCTATCGGCATGGTTATCCGTGGCTGGCCAGGCAGTAGGTCTTAAAATCCCTCTTGAGCTTCATTGCAACTCATAG
- the LOC120684035 gene encoding ubiquitin-like-conjugating enzyme ATG10 isoform X2, producing the protein MGGSPVWDGTLSLDNFNASAAALVKRWKEIEVDDSLPDWTWKPCSKMGAPSEVEGYLALEGVYRDCGGSQIDENDNSDGADVVACDTWVQSCSDNVHVYDFHVVYSYSYKVPVLYFQGHRSDCQLLTLDEIKHHLPSNSLKVLSESKWTFITREEHPHLSRPWFTLLPCATSDWMKLLLEESNEAIQEQSLRYLSAWLSVAGQAVGLKIPLELHCNS; encoded by the exons ATGGGAGGTTCCCCTGTTTGGGACGGGACTCTGTCCCTGGACAACTTCaacgcctccgcggcggcgctggtgaaGAGGTGGAAGGAGATCGAGGTCGACGACTCCCTTCCTGACTGGACATGGAAGCCCTGCAGCAAAATGGGCGCGCCGTCTGAG GTAGAGGGGTATCTGGCGCTGGAAGGAGTATACCGCGACTGTGGAGGGAGCCAG ATTGACGAGAACGACAATTCTGATGGTGCAGACGTTGTTGCGTGTGATACTTGG GTCCAGAGCTGTAGTGATAATGTTCACGTTTATGATTTCCATGTTGTCTACAGCTACTCTTACAAGGTTCCAGTGCTGTACTTTCAGGGTCATCGTTCTG ATTGTCAGCTCCTAACACTGGATGAGATAAAACACCACCTTCCTTCTAACTCGCTCAAAGTATTAAGCGAATCTAAGTGGACATTTATTACTCGAGAG GAGCACCCCCACTTAAGCAGGCCATGGTTCACCTTGCTCCCCTGTGCAACTAGTGACTGGATGAAGCTACTTCTTGAAGAAAGTAATGAGGCGATTCAGGAGCAATCGCTGCGATATCTATCGGCATGGTTATCCGTGGCTGGCCAGGCAGTAGGTCTTAAAATCCCTCTTGAGCTTCATTGCAACTCATAG